A single window of Solenopsis invicta isolate M01_SB chromosome 3, UNIL_Sinv_3.0, whole genome shotgun sequence DNA harbors:
- the LOC120356772 gene encoding surface protein P113-like, producing the protein MFLLYCDCDNSYCLVENENVVCDEDNIKKDDEVIFTYKNKEYTGKVMEHSDNKCYMEKQLHMLRLEKAKKEKKVKKSESFNKTEVSLRKRNELGPSKIIKSSAKDITKKKNDTKKVLKKIQRTSNAAVFDLLDKYPTSELSDNASNSQKSSPTKEELKEMLYQTRKKLEERSIFEEKIEKKERKIEKDFCDLNSSDENNLEINVENPDKNSIKNSVTNIENNLENFEDENEIEELENADIQLYGKDFESKMIHLKNNFYCRNAMFYSAIGNAHRPSQLVRRLLTGVFKKKH; encoded by the exons ATGTTTCTCTTGTATTGTGATTGTGATAATTCCTACTGTTTAGTGGAAAATGAGAACGTTGTCTGTGACGAGGACAATATCAAGAAAGATGATGAAGTGATATTTACGTATAAGAATAAAGAATACACTGGAAAAGTGATGGAGCATTCAg ATAATAAATGTTACATGGAAAAACAATTACATATGCTTAGATTAGAAAAagctaaaaaagaaaagaaagtaaagaaaagtgaatcatttaataaaacagaagtatctcttcgaaaaagaaatgaattaggaccatctaaaataataaaaagttctgCTAAAGAtattactaaaaagaaaaatgatacgaaaaag gttttaaaaaaaatacagaggACATCAAATGCTGCAGTTTTTGATTTATTGGATAAATATCCAACTTCAGAGTTATCTGATAACGCTAGTAATAGCCAAAAAAGTAGTCCAACAAAggaagaattaaaagaaatgctGTATCAAActagaaaaaagttagaagaaAGATCGA TATTTGAAGAAAAGattgaaaagaaagagagaaagattgaAAAAGATTTCTGCGATTTAAATTCATCAGATgaaaataatcttgaaataaatgtagaaaatcCAGATAAAAACTCCATCAAAAATTctgtaacaaatattgaaaataatttagaaaattttgaggacgaaaatgaaatagaagaattagaaaatgcaGACATTCAATTGTACGGAAAAGACTTCGAGTCTAAG ATGATACACTTGAAGAACAACTTTTATTGCAGAAATGCAATGTTTTATTCAGCCATAGGAAATGCACACAGACCATCGCAACTTGTAAGGAGACTGTTAACAGGAGTATTTAAAAAGAAGCACTAA
- the LOC120357285 gene encoding uncharacterized protein LOC120357285, with protein sequence MATILDPRFKKVHFEDPLTVYPAIKRINSKLKAFKSETPEHIPEPQTKISDSIWDFHDSLEVDQKSISNADSNISKDLELEQYLQLKRISRKDDIFMYWKRVETTFPSLSKLAIKQLSVIATSVPSERLFSKAGLIKRDNRNRLTDSINRNGNQAF encoded by the exons ATGGCTACTATATTAGATCCTCGATTTAAAAAAGTCCACTTCGAAGATCCATTAACTGTTTATCCTGCTATAAAACGGATCAACTCAAAGCTTAAAGCTTTTAAGTCAGAGACGCCTGAACATATACCTGAACCTCAAACAAAAATATCGGATAGTATATGGGATTTCCACGACTCCTTAGAAGTAGatcaaaaatctatttctaatgCAGATTCTAATATATCAAAGGATCTGGAACTTGAGCAGTACCTACAATTAAAAAGGATTTCGAGAAAAGACGACATATTTATGTACTGGAAGAGAGTAGAAACAACTTTTCCCTCGCTTAGCAAACTAGCTATAAAACAATTGTCAGTAATCGCAACGTCCGTTCCATCTGAACGTTTGTTTTCAAAAGCAGGACTCATCAAGCGCGATAATCGCAACAGATTAACTG attctATAAATAGAAATGGCAATCAGGCGttctaa